The proteins below come from a single Vanessa tameamea isolate UH-Manoa-2023 chromosome 15, ilVanTame1 primary haplotype, whole genome shotgun sequence genomic window:
- the LOC113399044 gene encoding transcriptional regulator ATRX homolog isoform X3, producing MADAVPVRDVLCEAMEYLSKLGSNLRVRSENLKEKRLRKEKLKNVHAVQKAASKVLLICELSKKSIENVETGVKKILTQIDASQAQIDCGGKNIEKTIPSKSCVTYEHFEYESHKLKIRDKVNVQHFTSVKVVAKPMPTLLQDKYPVFHDCKLYRIRRKYQNNSKELDLHDSNNINITDTSKELENDSSKLDLLRPSSPEENKTLDSSIKLKNNEIKEGSEENMDTISNNSNIEASSKFRNSNKSCCDDEIKHKNDRRKKYKNIKILDSSDSDKDSMKEQKNSSGTDLSKTDNVSNESNYDESGNNLRAQSDLIPSLNDKENDKGNVPMDTEDSTKGSDLGKSKLNDDLSDKTKEQDKSITELSGPDIIMQDIIESSIMLRYADDSDKDYKKTNQSICAEETRQKDNSDDNISVPTPVDTANIDEHSNQSNEEGNSRTSFTVTKPTLESENSQGSLSDSKPFIKCVNINKLLREDKIPKINESLIEIIDSDSDKEKKSDIKRKRQSEKDKFDKNKPRSIKKVNRESVGSRKDINKKDDEEYWKQKRKEVEAFQTKSFVVNVTKLPKLTSDYLIFNELKRITQNGLVVCEIPMEGENDKQSSLNPNQAKETANLRASTDINVIKNTLLHESDSDHDKRLKNTLLNDSDSDKSTKDDKQTTSNTDSQKAKMATRKQHRSKTSQLTSDLSYKKEDSDDIKSSLLHDSTDDSTPTKKRKIQSNDASSPPSKRKHIMESMYAKKMLLTYSSSSDTEDENLRNVLKEIRDTLLKGNSSDEEKTNEKDTPLKNSSVRVQCDLEQEKSQDTSEIDSSAKDTNSQIDEYSEEKSNTCSEKMGRSKGNSSDSSSQNSDTQESIEKDIDGLTNLKSLNKKHRRRRSSSTDRTESSNSKTKENMPKVPRFSEEGFLKAETSSDAASLADSDVGEEVEIAAVPLSSLNGDGLDHLAKDDLLDESDSSSSQQKSSQDNKKENESEDEDVKLKRRKANAISSDSEAGASRRKERDARLSDFDDSDDDTSETAKKPKRKKRGSDSDASAGSSVDGSKKKRRRIKNIDDSEGSGSESETEGRNKHGRKNIRKVMSKNQLEEATKKAAREEKERIARIAERQKLYNNLEFDESGKPDEVVLDKVVLDFDPETKEPLIEVDKGLVKKLKPHQANGIKFMWNACFESVKRIKKDKGSGCILAHCMGLGKTLQVVSLTHTLLTHSSLTGVNRVLVVCPLSTVLNWVNEFRIWLKHAVTDYEVDVYELSRYKQNSERAWQLQQWVGGGGVCVLGYEMFRNLSADNVKKFKKKMLRSFQEALVDPGPDLVVCDEGHLLKNEKTSLSQAMNRVKTLRRIVLTGTPLQNNLKEYYCMVQFVKPNLLGKYNEYLNRFVNPITNGQYTDSTEHDIRIMKRRSHVLHKMLDGAVQRRDYGVLAPFLPPKHEYVLFITLTEVQIKLYQHYLDNYSRRPLPGKSSGFLFPDFQSLQRIWTHPLVLKYNSERYEIMQQKKREREEEDSEGSLADFIDDDSTPDESSSEESSDSLSDMSDDSRKKNKKKKSAKKSKGKDSKITTRRGTRANPIELDDEEAGAEEEPQARAENPTEWWMALVSDDELDDLRHSHKLVLLFDILRQCEAIGDKLLVFSQSLYSLDLIEHFLGKVDEATQEARVDEKLNGHVGSWSPGVDYFRLDGSTSCENRSIWCKNFNREDNPRARLFLISTRAGGLGINLVAANRVVIFDVSWNPSHDVQSIFRVYRFGQKKPCYIYRFLAMGTMEEKIYERQVTKQAISKRVIDEQQIDRHYAENDLAELYKFEPKPPVPRELPPLPKDRLFAEMLKEHEAQIYKYHEHDSLLENKEEETLTEEERKAAWEDFENEKTRPPPAPFSAYALHNGMVPGLLAQQQQQLAYAALAAMLRKDMPNINDNQIRDMLPLIYNANPGMFGGYDYGLMQKMSEIYKYTQPGMMNPGMMNAVMNPAGGVSGGMSLGGSSGLQYEPPWQRQQQQLRMQQMLQHQNYYAGGLGSRDPVAMALQQQRAREMMLGERSRPRGRPPGSTRVEPPAALAAPADVVNLDSD from the exons ATGGCGGATGCTGTTCCCGTTCGTGATGTCTTGTGCGAAGCAATGGAATATTTGTCGAAACTTGGATCCAATTTAAGAGTCCGTTCAGAAAATCTAAAAGAGAAAAGATTAAGGAAAGAAAAACTTAAGAATGTACATGCAGTGCAAAAAGCCGCAAGTAAAGTCTTATTGATTTGTGAATTGTCAAAAAAGTCTATTGAGAATGTCGAGACCGGTGTCAAGAAAATATTGACTCAAATTGATGCATCGCAAGCTCAAATAGATTGTGGCgggaaaaatattgaaaaaacaatACCTTCAAAAAGTTGCGTTACTTATGAACATTTTGAATACGAatctcataaattaaaaatacgcgATAAAGTTAATGTTCAACATTTCACATCAGTTAAAGTAGTGGCTAAACCTATGCCCACATTATTGCAAGACAAGTATCCGGTATTTCATGACTGTAAATTGTATCGCATAAGAAgaaaataccaaaataacagTAAAGAACTAGACTTACatgattcaaataatattaatattaccgATACTTCTAAAGAACTAGAAAATGACTCGAGTAAATTAGATTTACTCAGGCCAAGTTCACCAGAGGAAAATAAGACCTTAGATagcagtattaaattaaaaaataatgaaataaaagaagGTTCTGAAGAAAATATGGACACAATTTCGAATAACTCAAATATAGAAGCTTCAAGTAAATTTAGAAACTCTAATAAAAGTTGCTGTGacgatgaaataaaacataaaaatgatagacgtaaaaaatacaaaaatattaaaattttagacaGCTCAGACAGTGATAAAGATTCAATGAAGGAACAAAAAAATTCTTCAGGCACTGATTTAAGTAAGACTGACAATGTCTCTAATGAAAGTAATTATGATGAATCTGGAAACAATTTAAGAGCACAAAGTGACTTAATTCCTAGTCTCAATGACAAGGAGAATGATAAAGGTAATGTTCCAATGGATACTGAAGACTCCACAAAGGGATCAGATTTAggcaaaagtaaattaaatgatgatCTGTCAGATAAAACTAAGGAGCAAGATAAATCAATCACAGAATTAAGTGGTCCTGACATTATAATGCAGGATATCATTGAATCCTCGATTATGCTACGTTATGCCGATGATTCTGATAAAGACTACAAAAAAACTAATCAATCAATATGTGCTGAAGAAACAAGACAAAAGGATAATTCTGATGATAACATTAGTGTTCCTACTCCTGTAGATACAGCAAATATAGATGAACATTCCAATCAAAGTAATGAAGAAGGTAACAGTAGAACATCTTTTACTGTTACCAAACCTACTCTAGAGAGTGAAAATAGTCAGGGTTCACTTTCAGATTCAAAACCTTTCATAAaatgtgttaatataaataaattattaagagaAGATAAAATACCAAAGATAAACGAATCactaattgaaataattgataGTGATAGTGATAAAGAGAAAAAATCAGACATCAAGAGGAAAAGACAGAGTGAAAAagataaatttgacaaaaataagCCAAGATCTATAAAAAAAGTCAACAGAGAATCTGTTGGTTCTAGaaaggatataaataaaaaagatgatGAGGAATACTGGAAACAAAAAAGGAAAGAAGTTGAAGCATTTCAAACTAAAAGCTTTGTTGTTAATGTTACAAAGTTACCTAAGTTAACatctgattatttaatttttaatgagttAAAAAGAATAACTCAAAATGGATTAGTTGTGTGCGAAATTCCAATGGAAGGAGAAAATGATAAACAGTCTAGCCTTAATCCTAATCAAGCAAAAGAAACAGCTAATCTCAGAGCTTCAACTGatataaatgtcattaaaaataccCTATTGCATGAATCTGATTCAGATCATGATAAAAGATTAAAGAATACCCTCCTTAATGATTCAGACTCTGACAAGAGTACCAAAGATGATAAACAGACAACCAGTAATACAGACTCCCAAAAAGCAAAAATGGCAACAAGGAAACAACATAGAAGTAAAACATCGCAATTAACAAGTGATTTAAGCTACAAGAAGGAGGACAGTGATGATATCAAATCCTCACTACTTCATGACTCAACAGATGATTCAACCCCAACCAAGAAAAGGAAAATACAAAGCAACGATGCATCTTCACCACCATctaaaagaaaacatattatggaaagtatgtatgcaaaaaaaatgttactaacATATTCATCAAGTTCCGATACTGAAGATGAGAATTTACGTAATGTATTAAAAGAGATAAGAGATACATTGCTCAAAGGAAACTCTAGCGATGAAGAGAAGACTAATGAAAAGGATACACCATTGAAGAATTCTTCAGTGCGTGTGCAGTGTGACCTTGAGCAGGAGAAGTCACAGGATACTTCAGAAATTGATTCATCTGCAAAAGATACAAATAGCCAAATTGATGAATATTCTGAAGAAAAGTCTAATACATGTTCTGAAAAG ATGGGCCGCTCTAAAGGTAATTCAAGTGATAGCAGCAGCCAAAATTCAGATACTCAAGAATCAATTGAAAAAGACATTGAtgg acttacaaatttaaaatcgttaaaCAAGAAGCACCGGCGGCGGCGCTCATCTTCTACCGACCGCACTGAGAGTTCTAACTCGAAGACGAAGGAAAACATGCCTAAAGTACCGCGTTTTAGCGAAGAGGGATTCCTAAAAGCAGAGACTAGTTCGGACGCAGCTTCTTTGGCGGATAGCGATGTTGGCGAAG AGGTAGAAATAGCAGCAGTACCGCTCTCTAGTCTGAACGGCGACGGCCTCGACCACCTCGCTAAGGATGACTTATTAGACGAGAGCGACTCTTCCAGCTCACAGCAAAAGAGTTCCCAG gataataaaaaagaaaacgaatCGGAGGATGAAGA TGTGAAACTAAAGCGTCGCAAAGCGAACGCGATATCGTCGGACTCCGAGGCGGGCGCGTCGCGCAGGAAGGAGCGCGACGCGCGCCTCAGCGACTTCGACGACTCGGACGACGACACCTCGGAGACCGCCAAGAAGCCCAAGCGGAAGAAGAGAGGCTCCGACAGCGACGCCTCGGCGGGCTCCTCCGTCGACGGCAG TAAAAAGAAGCGACGAcggataaaaaatatagatgacAGCGAAGGGTCGGGATCGGAAAGTGAAACTGAGGGCAGAAATAAGCATGGCAGGAAGAACATCCGAAAG GTTATGAGTAAAAATCAACTGGAAGAGGCAACTAAAAAGGCGGCTCGCGAAGAAAAGGAAAGGATTGCTCGAATAGCTGAAAGACAAAAATTG TACAATAACTTGGAATTCGATGAATCTGGCAAACCAGATGAAGTGGTACTAGATAAAGTAGTCCTAGATTTTGATCCAGAGACCAAGGAGCCTTTGATAGAGGTTGACAAAGGATTGGTTAAGAAATTAAAACCACATcag GCGAATGGCATAAAATTCATGTGGAATGCGTGCTTTGAGAGTGTGAAGCGAATCAAGAAAGATAAGGGATCTGGCTGTATATTGGCGCACTGCATGGGTCTCGGGAAGACATTACAG GTGGTATCGCTAACACACACCCTGCTGACTCACAGCTCGCTGACGGGTGTAAACCGCGTGTTGGTGGTGTGTCCGCTGTCTACTGTACTTAATTGGGTTAACGAATTCCGCATCTGGCTCAAGCATGCCGTGACAGATTATGAAGTGGATGTTTATGAGCTCTCTAG GTACAAGCAGAACTCGGAGCGCGCGTGGCAGCTGCAGCAGTGGGTGGGCGGCGGCGGCGTATGCGTGCTGGGCTACGAGATGTTCCGCAACCTGTCCGCCGACAACGTCAAGAAGTTCAAGAAGAAGATGCTACGCAGCTTCCAGGAGGCCCTCGTCGACCCCG GTCCCGACCTGGTGGTGTGCGACGAGGGCCACTTGCTGAAAAACGAGAAGACGAGCCTCTCGCAGGCCATGAACCGCGTGAAGACGTTGCGACGCATCGTGCTAACGGGCACGCCACTGCAGAACAACCTTAAGGAGT ATTACTGCATGGTGCAGTTCGTCAAGCCGAACCTACTAGGAAAGTACAATGAGTACTTGAATCGATTCGTAAACCCCATCACCAACGGCCAATATACTGACTCCACAGAGCATGATATCAGGATTATGAAGAGACGGTCCCATGTGTTGCATAAAATGCTCGATGGTGCTGTGCAG AGGAGAGACTACGGGGTGCTGGCGCCCTTTTTGCCTCCGAAGCACGAGTACGTTCTCTTCATCACCCTAACTGAagtgcaaattaaattatatcaacacTATTTGGATAACTATTCAAGAAG ACCATTACCAGGAAAATCATCAGGATTCCTGTTTCCAGACTTTCAGTCCCTACAGAGGATATGGACACATCCGCTTGtgcttaaatataattcagaGAGATATGAAATTATGCAGCAAAAGAAG agAGAGAGGGAAGAAGAAGATTCCGAGGGATCTTTGGCAGATTTTATAGACGATGACTCAACACCTGAC GAATCCTCATCAGAAGAATCTTCAGATAGTTTATCGGATATGAGCGACGACAGtagaaaaaagaataaaaagaaGAAATCTGCCAAAAAGAGTAAAGGAAAGGACAGTAAAATAACAACGCGGCGAGGCACGAGAGCAAATCCAA TAGAGCTGGACGACGAGGAGGCGGGCGCGGAGGAGGAGCCGCAGGCGCGCGCCGAGAACCCCACCGAGTGGTGGATGGCGCTCGTCAGCGACGACGAGCTGGACGACCTGCGCCACTCGCACAAGCTCGTGCTGCTGTTCGACATCCTGCGCCAGTGCGAGGCCATCGGCGACAAGCT ATTGGTGTTCTCACAATCACTGTATTCATTAGACCTTATAGAACATTTCTTGGGTAAGGTAGACGAAGCTACACAGGAAGCACGCGTTGATGAGAAATTAAATGGACATGTTG GATCGTGGTCACCTGGCGTAGATTACTTTAGATTGGATGGTTCCACCTCTTGTGAAAATCGATCGATTTGGTGTAAAAATTTCAACAGAGAAGATAATCCTAGAGCCAG ATTGTTCCTAATATCAACTCGAGCGGGAGGTCTCGGTATCAATCTCGTGGCAGCGAATCGTGTTGTGATATTCGACGTGTCGTGGAACCCTTCACATGACGTGCAGAGTATATTCAGAGTGTATCGTTTCGGGCAGAAGAAACCATGTTATATTTATCGATTTTTGGCAATG GGTACAatggaagaaaaaatatatgaacggCAAGTCACAAAGCAAGCAATATCTAAACGCGTGATAGACGAGCAACAAATTGATAGGCATTACGCGGAAAACGACCTCGCTGAACTTTACAAGTTTGAACCGAAGCCACCAGTGCCGCGTGAACTTCCTCCACTCCCTAAGGATAGATTGTTCGCAGAAATGTTGAAAGAACACGAGGCTCAG ATCTACAAGTACCACGAGCACGATTCGCTGCTGGAGAACAAAGAGGAGGAAACCCTGACGGAGGAGGAGCGCAAGGCGGCGTGGGAGGACTTCGAAAACGAGAAGAcgcgcccgccgcccgcgcccttCTCTGCCTACGCCTTGCACAACGGCATGG TACCCGGTCTGCTTGCGCAACAACAACAGCAGTTGGCTTATGCAGCCCTGGCGGCCATGCTGCGTAAGGACATGCCTAACATAAACGACAACCAGATCCGAGACATGCTGCCGTTGATATACAACGCCAACCCTGGG ATGTTCGGTGGATATGACTATGGC tTGATGCAGAAAATGAGTGAAATATACAAGTACACCCAACCTGGGATGATGAATCCTGGAATGATGAACGCGGTTATGAATCCAG CTGGTGGTGTAAGCGGAGGCATGTCACTGGGCGGCAGCAGCGGGCTGCAGTACGAGCCGCCGTGGCAGCGTCAGCAGCAGCAACTCCGCATGCAGCAGATGTTACAACACCAGAAT TACTACGCCGGTGGGCTCGGTAGCCGCGACCCTGTGGCGATGGCCCTGCAGCAACAGCGCGCCCGGGAGATGATGCTCGGCGAGAGGTCGCGTCCTCGCGGCCGCCCGCCCGGCAGCACGCGCGTCGAGCCTCCTGCCGCGCTCGCCGCGCCCGCGGACGTCGTCAACCTTGACTCAGACTAG